A window of Heptranchias perlo isolate sHepPer1 chromosome 43, sHepPer1.hap1, whole genome shotgun sequence contains these coding sequences:
- the LOC137306512 gene encoding insulinoma-associated protein 1-like, whose product MPRGFLVKRTKRAALVSYRVRCSEEEGERVPSPWGGEGDAPSPQAPRPGFGLPVAPGARARSPSRPLSRPLGSSSPVLAESFPSPSSLACSLGRGVFLASVSDQEVEMGSNCAPEHPAERQQPSVVKAKARGKRPRLERKTVKDEVTTSPVLGLMITKERMEAFQPSAGARPLGEFICQLCKEAYPGALSLAQHKCSRIVQVEYRCPECAKLFSCPANLASHCRWHKPRNPGAPQAQEAAGEGGKSQREGWARPPEDELFDCPLCSKRFRRQAYLRKHAATHRAPVLSPGSQRFIQRAEGAKPGAVTSSVIVADSSPPPPAQPGLQLTFRGAEVLPVKPYPEMSFSSCPVLSRHVKGKCHPVENRQVVVFQLSEAHTVI is encoded by the coding sequence ATGCCGCGGGGGTTCCTGGTGAAGAGGACCAAGAGAGCGGCCCTGGTCTCGTACAGGGTGCGCTGcagcgaggaggagggggagagggtgccctccccctggggaggggagggggacgccCCCTCTCCCCAAGCCCCCCGGCCCGGCTTCGGCCTTCCCGTCGCCCCCGGCGCCCGGGCCCGCAGTCCCAGCCGGCCGCTGAGCAGGCCCCTGGGTTCCAGCTCCCCCGTGCTGGCCGAGTCCTTCCCCAGCCCGTCGTCCCTGGCCTGCTCGCTGGGCCGGGGCGTCTTCCTGGCCTCCGTGTccgaccaggaggtggagatgggttcCAACTGCGCCCCGGAGCATCCGGCCGAGAGGCAGCAGCCGTCGGTGGTCAAGGCCAAGGCCCGGGGCAAGAGGCCCAGATTGGAGAGGAAGACCGTTAAGGACGAGGTGACCACTTCCCCGGTCTTAGGACTAATGATTACCAAGGAGCGgatggaggcctttcagcccagcgCTGGGGCCAGACCTCTGGGGGAGTTCATCTGCCAGCTCTGCAAGGAGGCGTATCCAGGAGCTCTATCGCTGGCCCAGCACAAGTGCTCCAGAATTGTCCAGGTGGAGTACCGTTGCCCCGAGTGCGCCAAGCTCTTCAGCTGCCCGGCCAACCTGGCCTCCCACTGCCGCTGGCATAAACCCAGGAACCCGGGCGCCCCCCAGGCCCAGGAGGCGGCCGGAGAGGGTGGCAAGAGCCAGCGGGAGGGCTGGGCCCGGCCTCCGGAGGACGAGTTGTTCGACTGCCCGCTGTGCAGCAAGAGATTCCGGCGGCAGGCCTACCTCAGGAAGCACGCGGCCACTCACCGAGCCCCCGTGCTCTCGCCCGGGAGCCAACGGTTCATCCAGCGGGCGGAGGGCGCCAAGCCGGGCGCTGTTACCTCCTCCGTCATCGTCGCCGACtcctcgcctcctcctcctgctcagccCGGACTCCAGCTGACTTTCCGAGGGGCCGAGGTTCTCCCGGTCAAACCGTACCCCGAGatgtccttctcctcctgcccggTCCTGAGCAGGCACGTCAAGGGCAAGTGTCACCCTGTGGAGAACAGGCAGGTGGTGGTTTTCCAGCTCTCCGAAGCCCATACAGTGATCTGA